Proteins co-encoded in one Pleurodeles waltl isolate 20211129_DDA chromosome 1_2, aPleWal1.hap1.20221129, whole genome shotgun sequence genomic window:
- the LOC138252441 gene encoding zinc finger protein 420-like, which yields MEGAETGSVKSENIMKHEATELPLGDPEDSQERGFSALDIAPVQAHIPEPCTGLGTTFTEENNLLGSHSKSCKTLKKLEAGNNLHNLYLFPECGQSENKSAAFTDQQMANTEEKAGMCLDSVEPFNMNSALDTNKKTYTDDKHNLNTQNLNEEFQTYSKCGSIFHSSSTLAKQLRSETHPFTLKSDQTLRSPSKPRQIKVRLCRKAKDTSSSLSYYRVHQSTDARERPYECMECGKRFNRKDGLRTHQRVHTGEERKRPHSCSECGKGFSSLSELIKHHRIHTGEKPFSCDTCGKNFTQSSHLTVHRRIHTGEEPYACSLCGKSFKLASHLKSHSVIHTGEKPKKCDECGKSFRDTSGLKIHMRIHTGEKPFHCIECGRSFCHSTTLTSHMRTHTGEKPYECSECGKCFSRLDGLNIHERTHTGEKPYTCGDCGRSFSFPGSLVNHRRIHTGEKSYKCGKCGKCFRNSSGLWKHQRLHTGEKPYSCNQCLKRFSSKAKLQLHRTVHCDDKPYSCNECNKRFKHPSHVREHHKRHIGLKPYVCIECEKRFATQSALTIHERSHTGEKPYTCAECGRSFSQSGNMMNHQRTHFGEKTFTCSECGKCFGQLGNLKLHQRLHTDEKPYSCTVCGHNFRLLGHLKIHQRIHTGIKPYMCKSCGKSFAHSGSLLVHKRIHTGEKPCRCSECGKMFRTTSALKSHLKLHTGEKPHKCIECGKSFKESQGLKIHQRTHTGEKPYECNICGKRFTDSGTLSTHQRIHTGEKPYVCSECGKGFIASIYLTRHQRVHTGERPYECTDCGMRFSHSVTMNKHKQRKHGNRK from the coding sequence ATATTGCGCCTGTACAAGCACATATTCCCGAACCCTGCACTGGACTAGGAACAACATTcacagaagaaaacaacttgtTAGGATCGCATAGCAAGTCCTGCAAAACACTAAAGAAGCTGGAAGCAGGAAACAATCTACACAATCTGTATCTCTTCCCTGAATGTGGACAAAGTGAGAACAAGTCAGCCGCCTTTACTGATCAACAAATGGCGAACACAGAAGAGAAAGCAGGCATGTGTTTAGATTCTGTGGAACCTTTCAACATGAACTCTGCTcttgatacaaataaaaaaacatacaccgATGACAAACACAACTTAAATACACAAAACCTGAATGAAGAATTCCAAACATATAGTAAGTGCGGATCCATATTCCACAGTAGCTCAACCTTAGCTAAACAGTTACGCTCAGAAACACATCCATTTACATTGAAGAGCGACCAAACCCTTCGAAGTCCGAGTAAACCTAGACAAATTAAAGTACGCCTGTGCAGAAAGGCTAAGGATACTAGCTCTTCTTTGTCCTACTATCGTGTTCACCAAAGCACAGATGCCAGAGAGAGACCTTACGAGTGTATGGAATGTGGGAAGCGCTTCAATAGGAAAGATGGTCTGCGTACTCACCAAAGAGTGCATACGGGAGAGGAGAGAAAGAGGCCTCATTCATGCAGCGAGTGTGGGAAAGGGTTTTCTTCATTATCAGAACTCATCAAACACCATAGGATACACACGGGAGAGAAGCCCTTTTCATGTGACACATGTGGGAAGAATTTCACACAGTCGTCACACCTGACTGTACATAGGCGAATACATACGGGGGAGGAGCCCTATGCTTGTAGTTTGTGTGGCAAAAGTTTCAAACTTGCATCACATTTAAAAAGCCACAGTGTAATTCACACAGGAGAGAAACCTAAAAAATGTGATGAGTGTGGAAAGAGTTTTCGTGACACATCAGGCTTAAAAATTCACATGCGCAttcacacaggagaaaaaccatttCATTGCATCGAATGTGGGAGGAGCTTCTGCCATTCTACAACCTTGACATCTCATAtgagaacacacacaggagaaaaaccatatgAATGCAGTGAGTGTGGGAAGTGCTTCAGCCGTCTGGATGGCTTGAACATTCACGAACgaacacacactggagaaaaaccATACACATGTGGTGACTGTGGAAGGAGCTTCAGCTTCCCAGGAAGTTTAGTGAACCACAGAAGAATACATACAGGAGAGAAATCTTACAAATGTGGTAAGTGCGGGAAATGTTTCAGGAACTCATCAGGACTCTGGAAACACCAAagactgcacacaggagagaagccGTATTCCTGTAATCAATGCCTAAAGAGATTCAGTAGTAAAGCAAAACTGCAATTACACAGGACTGTGCATTGTGACGATAAGCCCTATTCATGTAATGAATGTAACAAGAGATTTAAACATCCTTCACACGTGAGAGAGCATCACAAAAGACATATAGGACTAAAACCATATGTATGTATTGAATGTGAAAAAAGGTTTGCTACACAGTCAGCTCTGACAATACATGAGAGATCACACACTGGAGAAAAACCATATACCTGTGCTGAATGTGGGAGATCCTTCAGTCAGTCAGGGAACATGATGAACCATCAGAGGACACACTTTGGAGAAAAAACATTTACATGTAGTgaatgtgggaagtgttttggcCAGTTAGGAAATTTAAAATTACACCAGAGACTACACACAGATGAGAAGCCTTATTCCTGCACGGTGTGTGGACATAATTTCAGACTGTTGGGACATTTAAAAATTCATCAACGAATTCACACAGGTATAAAACCCTACATGTGTAAGAGTTGTGGAAAGAGTTTTGCTCACTCTGGAAGCTTGCTTGTGCACAAAAGAATTCACACTGGAGAAAAACCGTGTAGATGTAGTGAATGCGGCAAGATGTTCAGAACCACAAGTGCCTTGAAATCACATCTAAAGCTGCACACAGGTGAGAAACCTCACAAGTGTATTGAATGTGGGAAGAGCTTCAAGGAATCTCAGGGCTTGAAGATTcaccagagaacacatacaggagaAAAACCTTATGAATGTAATATTTGCGGCAAGCGATTCACTGACTCTGGGACCCTCTCCACACACCAACGAATACACACTGGTGAGAAGCCCTATgtatgcagtgaatgtggaaagggaTTTATTGCCTCTATATACCTAACCAGGCATCAGCGAGTACACACTGGAGAGAGACCCTATGAGTGCACTGACTGCGGAATGAGATTTTCTCACTCAGTGACTATgaataaacataaacaaagaaaacatggaaatCGGAAATAA